The genomic window tgtgtgtgtgtgtgtgtgtgttttttttgttgatttcctGGTTTCCGTTTCTCTTAAATCCGGTTGTTAGCGTTACGGGCAATGGACACGTTGAACAACACGCAGTTGAAAGGGAAATCAATTCGGATTATGTGGACTGAGAAGGATCCCACTGCAAGAAAGAGCGGGGTTGCCAACTTGTTTGTGAAGGTACGCTTCAGACagaatttccttttccttttttttttttattggtttggTTCCCCTGTTTAGTATGAACTCGATGGAGACATCTCTTAGTTCTTCTTTTTAATGTAGATTCTTGCTTGTAGGATTTGAAGAATTTGGTCAGTTTCCTACTTTTTCcttatttgtttgtttaatagATATTGATTGCTTGCTTCTCCATCAAATGTAGGTTATTTTCtaatatatttaagaaaatatcGGCTGGAACtactttgttttttcctttttttaatttattagaTTACAGAGTTGGTAAAACTTCAGTTATGATTGAatatctattttattttctcttttcttgtttcaataGAATCTGCACAAGTCGATTGATAATGTCACGCTGCCTAcaatttttgagaaatatgGAAACATATTATCCTCCAAGGTAGCAACCGACCAACTTGGCAAGAGTAAAGGATATGGATTCGTACAGTTTGATACGGAGGATTCTGCAAATAATGCCATTGAGAATCTTAACAACACCGTTATCAGAGGAAAGCAGTTGTACGTTctattttgattcaaattttatttgtttttggttCCTTTAAATTCTACTACATTTCTTCAGTTCTGCATGAGATGTGGATGAATAGTAGTAAGTGTGACAATCTCTAGTGTTTGTATGCATTTGTTGGACCGTGCAGTTAAGATTAGTTTATTCTCATACTTACTGGCATCAACGTTAACATTTGGATATATATTTGCCTCTCCGTTTAGGTTTGTTGGCCCATTCATTAAGAAGACTGAAAGAAATATTGTGAGTCCAGATGCTAAATATACAAACCTGTACATTAAAAATTTGGACGCTCAAGTGACTGAGGAGGTGTTGAAGGAGAAGTTCTCTGAGTTTGGTAAAATTACAAATGTTATTATCATGAGAGACAATGATGGAATCTCCAAAGGATTTGGGTTTGTAAATTTTGATGATCATGAAGATGCCAAGCGTGCTTTGGAAGGCATGAATGGCAAATTTGGTAATTCAAATAAACTTTGTCTAGCATTTGATTATTTGCTTGGCAATGACAGTGATGTCAAGTTGGAAACTTGAGTTCACGTGAacattttgtttataaaatttCTGAATCATACAGTGGGAACCCAAGCTTTATATGTAGCAAGGGCTCAGAAGAAAGCAGAGCGTGAAGAAATCCTACATCGTCAATATGAGGAAATGCGCAACGAAAAAGTTCTCAAATACCAGGTAATCCAAGTTGTACTGTGGGAAGATGGCCTTGGTTTTCTCTATCTTGAGAAACTTTCTAGGGAATTTCCTAGTTTTTCCTAATTTGAATTTGTTAGGCATCTTTTGGATTAGCTGTATACCAAAAATTTCTGTTTGGCATTGCCATTTTCAGTTTCTAACCATGGTCAAAATGTTGCAATGCTCAGGGTTCAAATGTGTATGTTAAGAACATTGACGATGCAGTTGATGATGGTGAACTACAAGAATATTTCAGCAAATTTGGTACTATAACATCTGCAaaattgatgagagatgacaaaGGGATCAGCAAAGGGTTTGGGTTTGTATGCTTTTCCTCTCCTGATGAAGCCAACAAAGCAGTTGCCACCTGTCATGGTAATCACAATATTTCTGTTTGCATCGAACTTTCTTTGCCATTCATTCCATGTGTGGTTATTACTTATCTTTGctgaattttatttctttctggTGAACAAGGCAACATGTATCATGGGAAGCCCTTGTATGTTGCTATtgcacaaaagaaagaaatcaggcAGGCACAACTACAGCTGCAGTATGCCCAACTAATGGGAGGAATAGCTGCATCTGTGAGACCTGTCTTTCCTGCTGGATATTCTCCATTGAACTACTATGCACCTCCTCCTCCTGGTGCTGTTCCACCAGTTCCCCCACGACAGGCACTTGTTTATCAGCCTTTAGGTATGAGACCAGGATGGAGGCCTGATGCCTTTCCACCACGGCCACCTCTTACTCGACCTGCATTCCGACCTATCCCTATGTCATTGGTAAGTTTCCATTCTCATCATCCATCGCTTATTATTCCTTTACTGGGGCTGGGGCTCTTATTCATATTTTAGGGACAGGTTCCAAATAATCAGAGGAACTATAGACAAAACCGGGGACGTGCAAATGGGCATTGGATTCCACAAACCAGTCAGCCACCAACTAAAGACATTGCAAATCAGCAAGTAAGCTTGTTCTTCAACTTTTGCTACTTGTTTCTGAATGTTTGTGCTTAACACTTTCACGGTTTCATATTTTTCacactgatttttttttgtatgaattttcCATATGCACATGTGCATATTGTTTGATGTGTGTGGAGATATATCACGTTGTTTATGAGCTTATGTTTCTAGAGACTAGAGAGATTGTGCAGTATCATCAGAATTATGTTTATTACCCACAAAGCTTCTTTCAACAAGCTCCTTCAATCAATGCAATGATGCTTTCGCTGTTGCTTTGATCACCTTGGCCTGTTTCCTTTCCTGCAAAAGACCATGGATAAGCTGGGACTGTTTATAAATCTCAATTAGATTATGCCCCAAGCGGGTACCACGTTGAGATTATAAATGTTGAGATATTAGAGATATTCGAGCTGAAATAATGAGATGAAACTTTTTGTCCGCCTATTATTTGTTTTATCAAATGCATACATATTCACATAATGATGTTATGTGTTTTCTTATTCTTAAACAGTCTGACTGCTATAGTCTACAGCTTGATCTTATTATTAACTAGGTAGGTAAGTGTTACAATTAGATATTTCCTAGGTCCCTTTTTCCGATATTCCTACTCAGTTCTGTTCATTTGTCCTTCTTTCATTAAATGCCTCTAGACCAACGGTATGAAAGCTACAGCACTTCATAAAACATCCCTTAGTTACAGTTTTGATGCAAACAAATTTATGTGTCTTTATTACTCAAGTGCATGACCATTGCATCCTTACCCTTTAAAGTTGAGAGGAAATGATTGATGATTCTTATTTGCATTCTGTGCAAGTGCAACAGACTGTGTCCTCTAGGCCTTGGTCTTGTTCATTAGGAAACAAATATTTGCAAATTGTTGGTCATGAATTTGTTTCCTGATCTGAGTTTCTTCTATGTATTTGTGTAGTGACTACTTCTTGCTTCTCATTTACTAAGTTCATTTCCTATTTACTAGATCATACAGAAAAAAATCCTATCAATCAACATGATTCTGTGTATGATGGAAATTACCAGAAAAAGCATACAATAATGACTGGCCAATTAATGTGATCTTAATTATGATGGAAGTTGTATGCAATTGGGACTATTCACAGGCCTAGTCAAGCCATGGTGGAGCAAACAGGATGgtgaacatgtttttttgctgattgggttaatataatatgtttttttgtcttatgaTAATTTTAGGGAATTGTTTTGTCATATCATGCTCCACATCATATGCCCTCCTAAAACCACATTCTTTAACAGGTGAAATTGAGTAAATAATTTCCTCACCAAAAGTACGTATTGTTATACTGCAGTTAGGTTTTGGCAGTTGCCCATGTAGTTGACTTTCAAGTTTCTGTTAAATTGTAGAATGTTGCATTGTTCAATTATATTTCAGAATGGCTATAGTACTTCAGGGCAGAGGGGAGGTCAAAGGGGATGCATATAGCTTTCGAGGATGAATATAGCTTTCCAATTCTTAGATGATGTGGACAAGGTTAGGATATTTCTGCTTAAATATTCTAAATAGAAATGGTAAATGATGGTGGGCTAAAGTTGGTTTCATATTgtgcaaaattttctaaaagatttattacatatattaaaaGAATACTGGGCAGCACCTAGGTAATACACCTAGTTGTTGCAAGCCATTATTTTTCTGGAGAGGTTTATAATATGTGGCCAAAATTAGTAGCAGGTTTGGATAGAGAAACAAGGAATTGCTTTTCAGgcttcagccaaaaaaaaaaaaaatgatcacttgttaaattttttaaggtACTATTAAGACAAGGAAGAAAACCTCAAAAGGATATTTACAACGTTTTATCCACAGTCAATGCACTTGTTGTTGGTTAATCACAAAATAAGGTTTAGTTAGGCATTTTCAAGTGGAGATTAAGAT from Nymphaea colorata isolate Beijing-Zhang1983 chromosome 6, ASM883128v2, whole genome shotgun sequence includes these protein-coding regions:
- the LOC116256268 gene encoding uncharacterized protein LOC116256268 isoform X4, producing the protein MASDAVLAPASLYVGDLHPDVTDKDLFNLFSLITGPVSVRVCVDSLTGHSLGYGYVNYVNHADALRAMDTLNNTQLKGKSIRIMWTEKDPTARKSGVANLFVKNLHKSIDNVTLPTIFEKYGNILSSKVATDQLGKSKGYGFVQFDTEDSANNAIENLNNTVIRGKQLFVGPFIKKTERNIVSPDAKYTNLYIKNLDAQVTEEVLKEKFSEFGKITNVIIMRDNDGISKGFGFVNFDDHEDAKRALEGMNGKFVGTQALYVARAQKKAEREEILHRQYEEMRNEKVLKYQGSNVYVKNIDDAVDDGELQEYFSKFGTITSAKLMRDDKGISKGFGFVCFSSPDEANKAVATCHGNMYHGKPLYVAIAQKKEIRQAQLQLQYAQLMGGIAASVRPVFPAGYSPLNYYAPPPPGAVPPVPPRQALVYQPLGMRPGWRPDAFPPRPPLTRPAFRPIPMSLVPNNQRNYRQNRGRANGHWIPQTSQPPTKDIANQQQRKHVQNGPVHDVNVSPTDHTVAPNAVETTDSEMGVLTSLLAAVSPQEQKQILGNRLFPLIEKLQFGLAGKITGMLLEMDNAELLLFLESPEALAAKVDEAVQVLNLSKAKVESQDVLHSKFLSAEVAVN
- the LOC116256268 gene encoding uncharacterized protein LOC116256268 isoform X3, with product MASDAVLAPASLYVGDLHPDVTDKDLFNLFSLITGPVSVRVCVDSLTGHSLGYGYVNYVNHADALRAMDTLNNTQLKGKSIRIMWTEKDPTARKSGVANLFVKNLHKSIDNVTLPTIFEKYGNILSSKVATDQLGKSKGYGFVQFDTEDSANNAIENLNNTVIRGKQLFVGPFIKKTERNIVSPDAKYTNLYIKNLDAQVTEEVLKEKFSEFGKITNVIIMRDNDGISKGFGFVNFDDHEDAKRALEGMNGKFVGTQALYVARAQKKAEREEILHRQYEEMRNEKVLKYQGSNVYVKNIDDAVDDGELQEYFSKFGTITSAKLMRDDKGISKGFGFVCFSSPDEANKAVATCHGNMYHGKPLYVAIAQKKEIRQAQLQLQYAQLMGGIAASVRPVFPAGYSPLNYYAPPPPGAVPPVPPRQALVYQPLGMRPGWRPDAFPPRPPLTRPAFRPIPMSLVPNNQRNYRQNRGRANGHWIPQTSQPPTKDIANQQQQRKHVQNGPVHDVNVSPTDHTVAPNAVETTDSEMGVLTSLLAAVSPQEQKQILGNRLFPLIEKLQFGLAGKITGMLLEMDNAELLLFLESPEALAAKVDEAVQVLNLSKAKVESQDVLHSKFLSAEVAVN
- the LOC116256268 gene encoding uncharacterized protein LOC116256268 isoform X1, with the protein product MASDAVLAPASLYVGDLHPDVTDKDLFNLFSLITGPVSVRVCVDSLTGHSLGYGYVNYVNHADALRAMDTLNNTQLKGKSIRIMWTEKDPTARKSGVANLFVKNLHKSIDNVTLPTIFEKYGNILSSKVATDQLGKSKGYGFVQFDTEDSANNAIENLNNTVIRGKQLFVGPFIKKTERNIVSPDAKYTNLYIKNLDAQVTEEVLKEKFSEFGKITNVIIMRDNDGISKGFGFVNFDDHEDAKRALEGMNGKFVGTQALYVARAQKKAEREEILHRQYEEMRNEKVLKYQGSNVYVKNIDDAVDDGELQEYFSKFGTITSAKLMRDDKGISKGFGFVCFSSPDEANKAVATCHGNMYHGKPLYVAIAQKKEIRQAQLQLQYAQLMGGIAASVRPVFPAGYSPLNYYAPPPPGAVPPVPPRQALVYQPLGMRPGWRPDAFPPRPPLTRPAFRPIPMSLGQVPNNQRNYRQNRGRANGHWIPQTSQPPTKDIANQQQQRKHVQNGPVHDVNVSPTDHTVAPNAVETTDSEMGVLTSLLAAVSPQEQKQILGNRLFPLIEKLQFGLAGKITGMLLEMDNAELLLFLESPEALAAKVDEAVQVLNLSKAKVESQDVLHSKFLSAEVAVN
- the LOC116256268 gene encoding uncharacterized protein LOC116256268 isoform X2 — encoded protein: MASDAVLAPASLYVGDLHPDVTDKDLFNLFSLITGPVSVRVCVDSLTGHSLGYGYVNYVNHADALRAMDTLNNTQLKGKSIRIMWTEKDPTARKSGVANLFVKNLHKSIDNVTLPTIFEKYGNILSSKVATDQLGKSKGYGFVQFDTEDSANNAIENLNNTVIRGKQLFVGPFIKKTERNIVSPDAKYTNLYIKNLDAQVTEEVLKEKFSEFGKITNVIIMRDNDGISKGFGFVNFDDHEDAKRALEGMNGKFVGTQALYVARAQKKAEREEILHRQYEEMRNEKVLKYQGSNVYVKNIDDAVDDGELQEYFSKFGTITSAKLMRDDKGISKGFGFVCFSSPDEANKAVATCHGNMYHGKPLYVAIAQKKEIRQAQLQLQYAQLMGGIAASVRPVFPAGYSPLNYYAPPPPGAVPPVPPRQALVYQPLGMRPGWRPDAFPPRPPLTRPAFRPIPMSLGQVPNNQRNYRQNRGRANGHWIPQTSQPPTKDIANQQQRKHVQNGPVHDVNVSPTDHTVAPNAVETTDSEMGVLTSLLAAVSPQEQKQILGNRLFPLIEKLQFGLAGKITGMLLEMDNAELLLFLESPEALAAKVDEAVQVLNLSKAKVESQDVLHSKFLSAEVAVN